TATTTTCTCTAGAACACATCTGAGCTTGATAGCCATGCCTGGCACCCAAAATCCATGTCTCAAATGAAGTGGTAGGTGCTGGTTAGAACTAAACTCAGCTACTTCTCCACTGAAAAATTAGTTGTGATAAACATCATGTAAAAAAGGTGACATTAAACCATAGACCATAGTACAAGTTTTCGTGCCAACTGACCTAGCGAAAAGTTGAAAGATTACTGATGTGTTTTTTTACACAGCAATTGCCTTGAATATCTTAAGAGAGAACCAACACCAAATGACCAAAAGGAGCCTTGCATGATTATACTAACTCAATCACAAGTTCATTTATGGTGTTTGCTAGAGAAAATGCTCCAAACCAAATTCTCATGTCAGGCAGATTGTCATCTTATTCCTAGCAGACTGGTGAGTATAAGTGAAACTTCATTGATACTCGCACGCTGGTAGTACCCCTCGCAGCATAATACCCTTACCAATGGGATGAAGATGCAAGTATCTAGCACAAATCCTCTGTAGCGTATTTCATCAAGTAGGTTGAGCACCTTTGTGAATTTTATTCCTTTGGCCAAGAAATTATTCAGGTGAATAAGATGATCAGGCACCAAACCATCTCTCAAAGATGCAAGAGTATCTATTGCCTCGACAAATTTTCGGTCGTTAAATAAGCTATCAATCAACAAAGCATGGGTATAGTTATTTGGCGAAATTTGCCTACTGTACATATTCATATAAGTTAGCTTAACTCCACGTAAATCCCCAGCAATGCAGAATCCATGAATCAGAGTATTGAATGCCACAACATCGTATCCAATCGACTCATTATCTATTAGACACTCTGCCACCCGGTGTTTCCCAGCTCCACAGAGGCCCCGGATAGCAATAGTAAAACTAAACATATCTGGCCCAATGCCCTTCTTCAACAGATCAACCAACAGCTTGAAGACCCTGGCAAAATCTCCGATGTCGCAAAGCCTACCCATCAGAGTGTTATAGCAGAACACATCAGCATGCCAGCCTAATTCTTCACTGTGTTCCAGCAAGAGCACTGCTTCCGAAAATCTCGAGTCTCTGCACAAACAATCAAAAAGAATATTCACTGTCTCAACCGTTGGCAACAGCCCTCTGCTACGCATGATGTCTACTTGACGAAATGTGTCATCCAATAACCCTGTCCTGCACAGGCCAGACATGTAAATGTTATAGGTGATAGCATTGGGCGTCCACCCCTTATCTTCACTTTCCCTTAGGATCCTCTCCACCTTGTCAAATTCCCGAACACTGCAGAGCCCCTCGATGAGAACGCTGTAGGATACAACATCAGGCTGGCACCCGGCATCCACCATGTCATCGACTAACTTCTCTGCTTCGAGAATCTTGCCCTGCTGACAGTACCCACGCAGAATTGTGGTGTATGAGCGGACGGTGGGGCGGACTCCTTCATCGACCATGTGGTCAAGGAAACCTCGGGCCTCCTCCAATCGCTGAGAGTCGCAGAGCACCGAAATGTAGCAGTTGTACACGGCGGCATCAGGTGAGCATCTGGCGGCGGCCATAGCAAGGAAAACCTGGTACATGGCATCGAGCGAGCTGTCGTAGGATTTGAGCAGCGCGGtgaaggcggaggcggtgggcGTGAGGCCGGAGACgatgagggaggagaaggcggcgcgTGCCGCCAtggggcggccggaggcggcgagggaggagatgaGGGTGGTGAAGATGCGTGCGGTGGGGTGGAAGGGGAGGAAGCGGAAGAGACGGAGCACCTCGTccgggcggccggcgcgggagTATGCGGACATGAGAGCATTGTAGGCGGCGGGGGTGGGGACGGCAGGCACCGAGCCTGCggccggagaggaggagggggaggcggcgaAGGAGGCTAGGgcggagaggaaggaggagagctTGGGGTCgtgggagcagcggcgggggAAGGTGGGGCGGAAGGGCATAggaggtgccggcggcggcgaggaggggggGGGTGGTCGGGGGCGGCAGCAGGGTTTAGTGGTGTTTTTGGCCTTTTGGATATAGTTTTGGAGGGGAAGAAATCTAACTGGGCCATTGGTGATTCCATGAGTTGGGCCGGCCTGGCCTACTGAGCTGCCGGGTTTCGGCCTTAATCGAACTGGCAGCTGCTTTCCAGTGTACTACTGTATCCGTATGCTCCACTCTCCTCTGTGGACGTTGTTTGTCCTGAGTTACTGTtcatgtcaaaaaaaaatcccatgCCACAACCTTGGCATTGTTCTCGGCGAAATTTAGAAGTAGAAACAGAACTCTTGAAATCGAGGCAATTCATcgccaagaaaagaaagaatccAACGTAACTGTGTGCCGACCGGAAACCAAGCCAATGGATCAGCAACGCGCGCGCCaccatgcatgcgtgcatgtgtGTGCTGCGATATGCCTTGCTCTTTGGCCGGCCCGGTCGGCCCCTCTCTCGGACGACATCGCGGTGCGTTCGGATGCATGATCCCCGGGATCTGCACCCAACAGAACGAACCGCCCGGCCGGGGCGGAACTAGCCGCGAGCCCGCGTACGGCAACCGGCGCGGGGAGATACACAGCTTAATCAGCAGGCCGGCATTTCCAGCACATGCAGGGCGGTGTCCGCGTCATATCATATCATGTCGACCGATCGATTAGTTCCGTCTCAGGTACATCAGACGATGGAGCTAAACCGAGCTAGGCTGCTATAGGGAGGGgccctgcaggctgcaggAACGGCCACCAGGCGAGGAACATCTACATTTCCCACGTACACGCATCACGCATGTGCCGCGGCCGCTAGCTGTGCTACGGACCTGCAGGGTTGCATTATTGCCATGCTATAGCCCCGTTCTGCCATCTCAGCTATAGATCTCCCACCGTAGACACGCGCGTACGCGTACGTACAGTACTACGTACGTGCGCTAGCTGTGAACAAACCAGTCGGTCGATCAGTCAAAAGAGGGAAAGGTAAACCGTAAAACTCTCTTTTGCCGATCGATAGATATATGCAACCATGCATGGATGCACGGTCGAATTAATGAACCTCGATCCTGTGCTACATCTGACAGAAGGCATGAATCTTTATTTGGGAGCTTCTCTTACAAGGACAGTACTGAAAAATTCTTATATGTTTCAGTCGACTTTCCCCGCCTTCAATTTAATTAGATCTCATAGTACGTACATCCGATCTCTTAGCTCTAATCTCAAAGCAAGGTTTCCCGATATAAAAACAgatgatacttcctccgtccagtaaaagatgtctcaactttgactaaatttgaatgcatctatacactaagtcatgtctagatacatccaaattttaaaaaacttAAAACATCTTTTTTTGGACAGAGAGAATATGATGGTTAACTTGAACTTAAGAAAAAGTCAGAGATTGTGCGGTTGCAATAGTATGTTTCTTAACTGGGAGTAGCTATTTCTCAGCTGACTTGGAATTTCGTCCCGATCGACACTCATAGTTATCCAACGAAGATTTTAGTTATCATCTGTTTGTACTTGTACCAATCTTAATTTCCGGGGTTGACCTATAAAAACTTTTCTCCGTCGTCCAAACAAGTAGCAAAACCGTTCTTAATTTCTAGAGTTATCTTTTGTGTGGGCGATGATTAATTTGTTGGGTGTGGATATAACTCAGTCGACTGATATTTATTCAAAAGATTTAATTCTAAGTTGATATATCAGAACCGTTAGATTAAGATTTAGATGTCAtctccttcttttttctcacGTGTTGCCATTGGATTAATATCCAGTTACCAAACAAGCCGACCAGTTTCTAACAAAAAGCATGGTCGGAGCCACCGCCTCAATCGGTGGTGTTCGTCGTATAATTAGCAGCAAATGCTAGCTTTTTTTGACATACAGGGGGGATTCCCTCCGGTTTCATTAAACGAAACCAATTATCTTAATACAGCAGTTTTGCAAGCATAACATAAAACGAAAACCTGTGATAGAATCACCTGATTATCACAGGCTTGCAAGCATAACATAAAACGGAAACCTGTGATACAATCACCTGATCATCACAGGCTTTCCAAACTCATCACTGGCAACGGTCTCAACAAAACAACCTAGCTACTACTCAGACCAACTTCTCTAAAACCGCAATCTgttactactacctccgtccaacaataagaGACGTATTAGCtttcctttgaccaatgatttgaccacaaattactctattaatatataattatatgacatatatattcatattCACTACATTTCTGCTCAAGGATATTTGCCtatagttatgattttgatcacattaatcatgaagtaatttgtggtcaaaggcttATTCAACCGAACCCTAATATGCCCCTTATTATTGGACGACGTATTAGGTTTCCTTTGACCAATGCTTCGAgcacaaattactctattaatatataattatatgacatagattcatatcatatccattatattcctACTCAATGATActtgcttatggttatgattttaatcacattagtcacatattcatgaagtaatttgtgatcaaaggGTTAACGGAATCCTAATATGCTCCCAGTTGGACCGAGGGAGTAGTCCTAACAAACACCACGCGGACACCCTGGCTATGTACCTGCTGTTTTGTGTCTGCTGTTTTGTGTCCTAGTGCATGTCCTAGCTACTCGATCGTACGTCCATCGAGGTATAGCTATGTGCATGCTCGGCAGCATGCATACAGTAGTCATGCCACGTATGTACGTCCATCCGTAGTGTGAACCA
This is a stretch of genomic DNA from Brachypodium distachyon strain Bd21 chromosome 1, Brachypodium_distachyon_v3.0, whole genome shotgun sequence. It encodes these proteins:
- the LOC100843231 gene encoding putative pentatricopeptide repeat-containing protein At1g12700, mitochondrial → MPFRPTFPRRCSHDPKLSSFLSALASFAASPSSSPAAGSVPAVPTPAAYNALMSAYSRAGRPDEVLRLFRFLPFHPTARIFTTLISSLAASGRPMAARAAFSSLIVSGLTPTASAFTALLKSYDSSLDAMYQVFLAMAAARCSPDAAVYNCYISVLCDSQRLEEARGFLDHMVDEGVRPTVRSYTTILRGYCQQGKILEAEKLVDDMVDAGCQPDVVSYSVLIEGLCSVREFDKVERILRESEDKGWTPNAITYNIYMSGLCRTGLLDDTFRQVDIMRSRGLLPTVETVNILFDCLCRDSRFSEAVLLLEHSEELGWHADVFCYNTLMGRLCDIGDFARVFKLLVDLLKKGIGPDMFSFTIAIRGLCGAGKHRVAECLIDNESIGYDVVAFNTLIHGFCIAGDLRGVKLTYMNMYSRQISPNNYTHALLIDSLFNDRKFVEAIDTLASLRDGLVPDHLIHLNNFLAKGIKFTKVLNLLDEIRYRGFVLDTCIFIPLVRVLCCEGYYQRASINEVSLILTSLLGIR